GCAGTTGGAGCAGGCGTTCCTGCACGGCCTCGTATTGGGCTAGGGAAAAATAGCCTCGCCCGATGCCGGACTGGTTGGTGACCAGGAAAAGGCGTCGGCCGGAATCCATCAGGGCGCGCAGGGCCGTGCCAGCGCCCGGAATGAGTTGGACGCCGTCCGGATCGGCCAGGTAGTGGCGCTCTTCGATGACCGTGCCGTCGCGGTCCAGAAGGATGTTTTGGATTTGTTCGTGCATGGATTGTCGCTGAATTGGTTTCGGTGCGTCGGGCTTGGTGCGTTAATCGTGAACGCGTGCCAAAGTCCCATTGGAATGCGGATGTTTCGTTGATCACCCATCAACGATCAACCGTCAACCATCAACGAGCGAGACGCAAAACGATGTTTTGCACCCCGCTCCCGTCAGGATGGCGTAATGTTTGAGTTGCTGTTGGTGATCGGTCTGGCGACCTTGGTTTCGGGGCTGTGCTCGTTGTCCGAGGCCGTGCTCTATTCCGTGCCCTGGAGCCATCTGGAACGGATGCGCAAGAGCGGAAAGAAAAGCGGAGTGTTGCTCTTTGAACTGCGCAACAACGTCGAGCGGCCCATTGCCGCGATCCTGACCCTGAACACCGTGGCCAACACGGCCGGAGCCGCGGTGGCCGGGGCCTTTGCCGCGGCGCTGTTCGGCACGGAGAGCCTGATCTATTTTTCCGCCGTGTTCACGATGATCATTCTGGTCTTCGCCGAGATCATTCCCAAAACCATGGGCGTGATCTATTCCCGGCAGGTGGCCGGTTTCCTGGCCCAGCCCTTGTGCTTCCTGGTGGTGCTGTTCAGCCCGGTGATCTGGCTGATGAACCGGGTGACGTTGTTGATCGGGCGTAAAAAGATCGGCCCGGACGCCACGGAGGACGACCTGCGGGCCGTGATTAGCCTGACCCGCAGGGCCGGGGCGATCAAGCCCTATGAGGAAATGTCCATCCGCAACATCCTGTCCCTGGACACCAAGATGGTCAAGGACATCATGACCCCGCGCACGGTGATCTTCTCCTTTCCGGCTGAACTGAGCGTGGGCCAGGCCAGAACGTTGAAGACCGTGTGGCCGCACAGTCGCATCCCGGTATACGAGGACGAGGACCAGGAAGATATCGTGGGAATCGTGTACCGGCGGGAGTTGCTGGAAGCCCTGGCCAACGACCAGGACGATCTGGTGCTGGGCAGGATGATGAAGCCGGTCCAGTTCGTTTTGGAATCCATTACCCTGGATAAGCTGTTGGTGCGCTTTCTGGAGTCCCGGATGCACCTGTTCATTGTTCTGGATGAATACGGCGGCCTGGCTGGACTGGTGACCCTGGAAGACGTGCTGGAGGAAATCCTGGGCAGTGAGATCGTGGACGAGACCGACCAGGTCGTGGATATGCGCGAGCTGGCCCGGCAGCGGCGCAGCCAACTGGTGGTGAAAAAGACGACGTCCCAGGCGTCATGATGGAAGGAACGCTCGAGCTTCGCGGCTTGTGGCGGCTTCCAGCACCGTGACGATCCGTTGAGCGTAGAGGTGTTTTTTCAAGATGTGGTCGCGCCACGCGCGTCCGAGATCCTCGATCAGGGAAGAGTCCTTGTCCAGCCTGCGTATGAGAGCGTGCAGTGATGCCGGAGTTGCGAAAGCGACTTCCTGGACCAGTTCCGGGTCGAAGATCTCCAGGCCCGGGGTGAGATCCGTGAGCAGGAAGCCTCCCGCGGCCCAGACGTCGAAATTTCGCTGGGTCAGCCCGTGGGGCAGGAGCAGGCTGGTCAGGTTCAGGGTGAAGCGGGCCTGACGGTATATTTGAACCAAGGGGCCGTAATAGTCCACTTCCGGGCGGACGTCGCTCTCTTCAAGCAGGTCGTTCCAGCCCGTGTCTCCGAAAACGGTCAGATTCCCATCCCCGCCCGCCGCCTGAAGATATGCCGCGCGGCGACGTCGACTGAACTCCTCGGCGGCGAACCCCACCTGACGCACGGCTTGTCCCGGCCACAAAACCGGGAAACGCAGCTGTTGCCACCACCAGGAAAAGTCCGGTCGTCCGCCCTGGGCCATGAAGGCCGTGGCCGTGAGTTCCAGGTCTTCCGGGACGACGCACCCGGCGAAGAATCGTTTCTTGCCCGGAAACGCCGAGCGCCCGACGAACACGATCCTACGCCGAAGATCAAACCAGTCACCCCTTGGGGCTGGAGGTGTTTCCTGATTCAGAAAATGCTCGGCCGCGGCCAGGGGCAGATGGAAGACCCTGGTCGCGCCGTGGTCAAGCAGGCGGGGGATGAACCAGTCGTCCGTGACGAACAACCGGCACTGCTTCCAGTAGGCCGAGCGCAGTCCGGACAATAGATGGAACGGGTTGTCCACGCACCAGACGCAGACCTGAATCCCGGCTTGTCGAAGCAGTGCGTGGTTTTGGCCCAGAGGGTCCAAGCCCTGGAAATTGACGCTGAAAAACAGGTTCGGTCGCTGTTCCCGCAACCGTTCCAGGGTTTCCCGAGGCGACATGGATTCCGGTACGAACCGTACGGTCAGTCCCTGGGAGGTGAAGGCTCGGCTCAGTTCTCGGGTCAACAGCCTATGTTCGGATGAAGGCAGCCAAACAACGGCCTTGTCTTGGACGGTCGGGGGCGGAAGCCGTCGCAGGGCGGCCAGGGCCAGCACCGGGGACCAGAAGTCCGGGAAGAGGGTCAATCCCGGTCCGTAGAACAGGATGGTCCTGGCGGTCAGCTCCGGGTCGTCCAGGTCTTCCAGGGATACGGCCCGCCAATGCGAGGGCAGGGCGGCTCGGTGACCGGAGGGTGCCTGGTGTTGGATTTGACGTTGCAGCTCCGGGCATTCCAGGTAGGCCACGTCGCCGCGCCCTCGGAGCATGTCCACGGCAACCGTCGGGTCCGGCCCGATGCCCAGCAGGAGAACTCCAGGGTTTTCAGCTCCGTCTCCGGCGTGCAGTAACTGATACTGTTCCGGATTGTCGGGAAGAGACTTGCGGCGTCCGAATTGGTCCAGAACCTGAATGCGTTGAGGTCGATTTTTTCGGGCTTC
The window above is part of the Desulfonatronum sp. SC1 genome. Proteins encoded here:
- a CDS encoding hemolysin family protein; translation: MFELLLVIGLATLVSGLCSLSEAVLYSVPWSHLERMRKSGKKSGVLLFELRNNVERPIAAILTLNTVANTAGAAVAGAFAAALFGTESLIYFSAVFTMIILVFAEIIPKTMGVIYSRQVAGFLAQPLCFLVVLFSPVIWLMNRVTLLIGRKKIGPDATEDDLRAVISLTRRAGAIKPYEEMSIRNILSLDTKMVKDIMTPRTVIFSFPAELSVGQARTLKTVWPHSRIPVYEDEDQEDIVGIVYRRELLEALANDQDDLVLGRMMKPVQFVLESITLDKLLVRFLESRMHLFIVLDEYGGLAGLVTLEDVLEEILGSEIVDETDQVVDMRELARQRRSQLVVKKTTSQAS
- a CDS encoding DUF3880 domain-containing protein, with the protein product MTGKPTEARKNRPQRIQVLDQFGRRKSLPDNPEQYQLLHAGDGAENPGVLLLGIGPDPTVAVDMLRGRGDVAYLECPELQRQIQHQAPSGHRAALPSHWRAVSLEDLDDPELTARTILFYGPGLTLFPDFWSPVLALAALRRLPPPTVQDKAVVWLPSSEHRLLTRELSRAFTSQGLTVRFVPESMSPRETLERLREQRPNLFFSVNFQGLDPLGQNHALLRQAGIQVCVWCVDNPFHLLSGLRSAYWKQCRLFVTDDWFIPRLLDHGATRVFHLPLAAAEHFLNQETPPAPRGDWFDLRRRIVFVGRSAFPGKKRFFAGCVVPEDLELTATAFMAQGGRPDFSWWWQQLRFPVLWPGQAVRQVGFAAEEFSRRRRAAYLQAAGGDGNLTVFGDTGWNDLLEESDVRPEVDYYGPLVQIYRQARFTLNLTSLLLPHGLTQRNFDVWAAGGFLLTDLTPGLEIFDPELVQEVAFATPASLHALIRRLDKDSSLIEDLGRAWRDHILKKHLYAQRIVTVLEAATSREARAFLPS